TGCTTCCTATAAGGAAGCCCACCCCTTATCGACTAACATGTTTGACTTATCATATGTTATGCATTCTTAGGTGCCGTGAAGCACACTCAATTTAAACCGACCAAAAAGAATACGCTTACAATTTTATTTTATTATAATTTTTTTCCAACAGCAATGATGTTCTACAAACCTTTGCCCCTTGTAATTTAGTAATAGTTAGAAAAAGATTGGTTTTCTAATAAACTTTTTGTTTAGCATTCATAAAAACGGAAAACAAATATAAAAGGAAGCAACCTTAACCATTGCTTCCTTTTTAAACAATTTAATAAATAGAAGTAGTTTCTTTTGACGTGGTTTCAAGAATTTCTTTAACCCGTGATAAAAATCGACCGCAAATTAATCCATCAAGCACTCTGTGATCTAGAGACATACATAAATTAACTATATCTCTGACAGCTATCATGCCATCAATAATGACAGGTCTCTTAACAATAGATTCAACTTGAACAATTGCTGCTTGTGGAAAATTAATTATCCCCATTGACTGTACAGATCCGAAAGAACCAGTGTTATTTACCGTAAATGTTCCACCCTGCATATCAGCTGAGGTTAATTTTCCGCTTCGAACTTTATATGCAAGATCTGTAATCTCTCTTGCAATTCCCTTGATTGTTTTCTCATCTGCATTTTTAATAACCGGTACGTAAAGTGAATCCTCTGTTGCAACAGCTATAGAAATATTAATCTCCTTTTTTTGGATAATTTTATCTCCCGCCCACATTGAATTAATTTGAGGAAATTCTTTTAGCGCTTGAGCTACCGCTTTTACAAAAAAGGCAAAGAAAGTTAAGTTAAAGCCTTCATTTTTCTTAAATTCATCTTTTACTGCATTACGGTATTGAACTAAATTTGTAACATCCATTTCCATCATCATCCATGCATGAGGAGCTTCATGTTTGCTGCGAACCATGTTTGCAGCAATTGCTTTTCTAACTCCTGATACTGGGATTTCAATATCTCCCGGAGCACTCGGAGGTAGAGGCTGAGTTTGTTTGGATCGTGATTGTGAAATATTATTTGCATGGGTTTCCTCAACCGACTTTTTCTCATCTTGCTGACCAGAAGGAATTGACCCACTTTCTATTAGCTTTAATAGGTCTTTTCTCGTAATTCTTCCACCCGCACCCGTTCCATTTATTAGCTCTAAGTTTATATCATGTTCTTGGGCAATTCTTAGAACTGCAGGTGAGTAGCGTTTTTTATTCGATTGATCATTCATGCTAACGTTATGTTCTGAAACAGATTCCTTATTATTCTGAGTTGCCTCTTTACTTTCACCTTTATGTTCTATCCCACTGACCTCTATTGTGCAAATCACTTCACCAACCGCTAAAGTGTCTCCCTCTTCTGCAATAAGCTCACGTATAACACCTGTAAAAGAAGACGGTACTTCTGCATTTACTTTATCTGTCATTACTTCAGCAAGGGGATCATATTTGTTCACTGTATCTCCAACAGCCACAAGCCACTTGCTAATGGTACCCTCTGTGACGCTTTCACCTAGTTGAGGCATTTTAATTTGTTCAATTGCCACTTATAATCCTCCTCATTAAAAAGGCTTTACTATTAAAATTCAGCAAGCTCACGTATCGCTGCCTCTACTTTATCAGGATTAACCATAAAGAATTTTTCCATCGTTGGGGCATAAGGCATTGCTGGAACATCTGGTCCAGCTAAACGTTTAATTGGTGCATCTAAATCAAATAAGCAATTTTCAGCAATAATAGCTGACACTTCTCCGATAATACTTCCTTCTTTATTATCCTCCGTCACCAGAAGAACCTTTCCTGTTTTTGAAGCAGCCTCAATGATTGCTTCTTTGTCTAAAGGATATATTGTTCTTAAATCAAGAACGTGTACCGAAATACCATCATTAGCCAAACGTTCGGCAGCTTGCAAAGCGAAATGAACACAGAGGCCATAAGTAATAACCGTTACATCTTCTCCTTCACGCTTTACATCAGCTTTTCCGATTGGCAACACATAATCATCTGCTGGAACTTCGCCTTTGATTAAACGATAAGCACGTTTATGTTCAAAAAATAGCACTGGATCTTCATCACGAATAGCAGCCTTTAACAATCCTTTCGCATCATAAGGAGTTGATGGAATGACAATTTTCAAACCTGGTTGGTTAGCAAAAACCGCCTCCACTGATTGCGAGTGATACAATGCGCCATGCACTCCTCCACCAAAGGGCGCTCTTATCGTTATAGGACAAGTCCAATCATTGTTAGAGCGATAACGAATTTTTGCTGCTTCTGAAATAATTTGATTCACTGCAGGCATAATAAAATCTGCAAACTGCATTTCAGCAATCGGTCTCATTCCATACATTGCTGCACCAATTCCTACACCGGCAATTGCCGACTCGGCCAGAGGAGTGTCTATGACTCTTTCTTCACCGAACTTTTCGTATAATCCAGCTGTTGCTTTAAAAACTCCACCTTTTAAACCAACATCTTCTCCTAACACAAAAACTTTTTCATCGCGCTCCATTTCTTCACGCATCGCCATTGTAATGGCATCTATATAAGAAATAATCGCCATTTTTCTTCCCCCTTACTCTGCGTATACATACTTTAACGCATGTTCTGGATCCGCATATGGAGCCGCTTCAGCGTATTCAGTTGCTTCGTTCACAAGATTCATAATGTTTTCGATGATTTGTTTTTCTTTCTCATCGGTTAAAATAGTTAATTCTTTTAAGTATTGAGCAAACTTTAAGATAGGATCATTTTTCTTTGCTTCAGCCACTTCATCTTGCTCACGATAGCTACGATCATCATCATCACTAGAGTGTGGTGTTAAGCGATAGGAAATTGTTTCAATTAAAGTAGGACCTTCTCCGCGACGACCGCGGTCTGCAGCTTCTTTTACAGCTCGATATACTTCAAGTGGATCATTTCCATCAACAGTTTCGCCAGGCATTCCATAACCTATGGCTCGATCTGAAATTTTCTCACATGCAACTTGCTTTTCATAGGGAACTGAAATAGCATATTTATTATTTTCACACATGAAAATAACAGGAAGTTTATGAACTGCAGCAAAATTGGCTCCTTCATGAAAATCTCCCTGATTTGAAGAGCCTTCCCCAAACGTAACAAATGTTACAAGATCTTTCTTTTGCATTCTACCAGCTAAAGCAACCCCTACTGCATGTGGCACTTGTGTGGTAACTGGTGAAGATCCTGTTACAATTCGGTTTTTCTTTTGACCAAAATGTCCAGGCATTTGTCGACCACCTGAATTAGGATCCTCAGCTTTGGCAAATGCAGAAAGCATAAGTTCTTTTGTTGTCATACCAAAGGCTAAAACAACACCCATATCACGGTAGTAAGGAAGTACATAGTCTTTGTTACGATCTAATGCATAGGCAGCACCAACTTGAGCTGCTTCCTGTCCTTGGCAAGAAATGACAAATGGTATTTTACCTGAACGGTTTAATAGCCACATTCGTTCATCAATTTTCCTTGCTAATAACATCGTTTCATACATATTTAACACATCTTCATCCGTCAGGTTTAATGAGAGATGACGGTTTTCTGTCATATAAATTCCTCCTATTTAAAAGGATGAGCACTGGTAGCGTCTTAACAAAATAGATTAGGACCTTTTGTTCTACCAGACTCTTTATTTCAGGCAAAATGAACGTAATTTATAAGTGGATCGCTTTTCCATAAACCGCTAGAGCTGCTTCACCGATCGCTTCAGATAAGGTTGGATGTGGATGAATCGTGTGTGAAATCTCCCATGGGGTTGCATCTAATACTTTTGCAAGGCCCGCTTCGGAAATCATATCTGTGACATGAGGTCCAATCATATGAACACCCAATAAATCATCTGACTCTGAATCAGCGACCAGCTTAACAAATCCATCTGTTTCTCCGTAAACAAGAGCTTTTCCTATCGCTTTAAAAGGAAATTTCCCTACCTTTACTTTAAAACCTTTTTCTTTTGCCTCGTCCTCTGTATAGCCAACACTAGCAATTTCAGGAGAACTATATATACATTTTGAAATAAGGGTCTCATCCATTGGGATCGGTTCTTTTCCTGCTATATGTTCAACGGCTATGATGCCCTCATGTGAGGCAACATGAGCAAGCTGTAACCCCCCGATCACATCACCAATTGCATAAATATGAGACTCTTTCGTTTGATAAAAATCATTGGTATTGATATAACCTTTTTCTAGCTGAATATCTGTATTTTCTATTCCAATTCCTTCAACATTTGGTAATCTTCCAACTGATACTAGCATTTTTTCGGCTGTAAATTCTTTCATTTCCCCGTTATGATCAGCTTTTACGGAAATACCTTTGTTGTCTTTACTTACTGTTTCCGGTAAAACCTTGGCACTAGTGACAATTGTAATGCCTTTATTTGTCATTAGCTTATTCATTTCTTTTGCAACCTCTTTATCTTCTGTTGGGAGAATTCGATCTGAATATTCCAGTACTGTTACCTCAACACCAAAATCTGATAACATGGATGCCCATTCAATTCCAATCACACCACCACCGACGATCAGGATTGATTTTGGTAGTTCCGTTAATTCAAGTGCTTCATCAGAACTTAGCACAACATTTCCATCAATTTCTAAACCTTGCAGACTACGTGGTCTTGAGCCAGTTGCGATAATTACATTTTTGGGTATTAGCATTTCATTTTCTTCCCCATTGTTCATTTCAACAGAGATGGTACCCGGCATCGGTGAAAAAATGGAAGGACCTAAAATACGAGCAATTCCTTCATAAACATCTATCTTTCCTTTTTTCATTAACTGCTGAACACCAGTATATAATTGATTTACTATCGATTGCTTACGATCTTGAACTCTTAAGAAATTCAAATTCACGCCGGAAGTTTCAACACCGTATTCTTCAGCTTTTTTTGTCGTTGCATATACTTCAGCACTTCTCAATAAAGCTTTGCTAGGGATACACCCTTTATGAAGACAGGTTCCTCCTAGCTTGCTTTTTTCAACAACTGCTGTTTTAAGACCGAGCTGAGAAGCACGAATTGCCGCTACATAGCCTCCTGTACCTCCGCCGAGAATAACCAAATCATATTCCGTCGCCATTAAAACACCCTCTCTTTAACTAACTTCAAACACTTACTAATCCTAGCCAAGTACTAAAAGACCTTTGAAACCATCTTTTCATTCGGATAATGTTTTGCCTCTTCTTCATTTCTCAGTACCCGCAAAGCACCTTCTGCTAATGCCTGAAGTTCATTTTCACCTGGAAAAACTAAAACATCTGCAATCCAATCAATGTAGGAAGAAATCTCTTTTACAAACTTTTTGCCATATGCAAGTCCGCCTGTTAACACAATCGCATCAACTTTCCCTTTTAAAACAGCACTTGCCGAACCAATTTCTTTCGCAATTTGATAGGCCATAGCTGAATAAATAAGGGCAGCTTTTTGATCTCCTGACTCCACCATTTTTTCAACTTTAATAGCATCATTCGTTCCAAGGTATCCAACAAGGCCACCTTGACCTACTAGTTTTTTCATCATTTCTTCACGGAAGTATTCACCTGAATAACACATACTTACAAGGTCTCCTGCTGGAACTGTCCCAGCTCGTTCGGGACTAAAAGGTCCGTCACCATGCAGGCCGTTGTTCACATCGATTACACGTCCGTTACGATGAACACCAACTGTGATTCCACCACCCATATGGGTAACGATTAAATTCAGTTCTTCATATCGTTTATTTAAATCCGATGCCACTCTTCTTGCGACAGCTTTTTGATTTAAGGCATGAAAGATACTTCTTCGTTGAATAGAAGGAACACCTGAGATTTTCGCAATCTCTTCCATTTCATCTACAACAACAGGGTCAACAATAAACGCAGGGATATTTAAGGCATCTGCAATTTCAAATGCAATAATACCGCCTAAATTAGACGCATGTTGACCAGCAAATCCTTTCCGCAAGTCTTCAATCATTTGATCATTAACTGTATAGGTACCACCTTCAATTGGACGAAGTAAACCTCCTCGACCACAAACAGCACTTAATTTTGATATGTTTATTCCTTCTTGATCTAGCGTTTCTAATATCGTTTGTTTTCGAAAATCATACTGATCAATAATGTGAGGATAGGTATTCAGTTTTTCAGAATCATGTCTTAATGTTTTTTCAAAGATCGATCTTTCATTATCAAAAACACCAATCTTTGTTGAAGTAGATCCCGGATTAATGACAAGGATTCGATATTCTTTTAATTCCAACGTCTAAACCTCCGCTGTTTCTCAGACATCTTTTCCAAAAATATAATTATGTATGGGAGTTAGAAGTACACTCCTAACTCCGTTTATTCAGTTCATCTACGACTTAAAATATGATGTCCATTTTGCAAAAATTGACTACGAGAATTTCTCATTCGTTCAATTCTTTCCTCTGCTAAGCGGTCTGCTGCAAGATAAGTAGGGATTCCGTCGCGCTTTGCAATTTCAATGACCCGTGAAATATTATTATAAATCGTTTCAACTTTTTTCAATGCTCTTTCACTGTTGTATCCATAAAGTTCATCAGCTACATTAATTACGCCACCTGCGTTAATGACATAATCCGGTGCATAAACAATACCCATTTCATGAATAATGTCACCGTGTTGCGTATCTTTTAACTGATTATTTGCCGCTCCAGCAATAACCTTAGCTTTTAACTGCGGAATTGTTACATCATTAATTGTTGCTCCCAAAGCACAAGGAGCATAGATATCACACTCTACTCCGTATATTTCATTCGGCTCTACTGCTTTTGCATTAAAATCTTCAACTGCACGACGTACGGCATCTTTGTTAATATCTGTAACAATTAGTTTTGCACCCTCTTCATGCAAATGCTTGCAAAGATTATACGCAACATTTCCTACTCCTTGAACCGCAACGACCTTTCCTTCAAGCGAATCAGAACCAAATGCCTCTTTTGCTGCAGCTTTCATGCCACGATAAACTCCATAAGCCGTAACAGGTGATGGATTTCCCGATGATCCAAAAGCAGGTGAAATCCCAGTCACATAATCCGTTTCTTCATGAATTAAGTCCATATCTGCAACCGTTGTACCAACATCCTCCGCTGTAATGTAGCGACCGTTCAACCCTTGGATGTAGCGACCAAATGCCCGAAACATCTCTTCATTTTTATCTTTTCGAGGATCTCCAATGATTACTGTTTTTCCTCCACCAAGATTTAATCCAGCAGCAGCATTTTTATAAGTCATTCCCCTCGCTAAGCGAAGAGCATCTTCTATCGCTTCTTCTTCAGAATTATATGTCCACATGCGTGTCCCACCTAGCGCAGGTCCTAACGTTGTGTCATGAATGGCAATAATCGCCTTTAATCCTGATTGTTTATCCTGACAAAATACCAATTGCTCATAATCGTACTGCTCCATATATTTAAAGATTTCCATATTGTGTTTCCTCCTAATGATTACTTTCCTGTTGAACATAAAGCTAACGCCAATGAATAGAGTTTGCTTTCTGAAGAATCCGATCGACTTGTTAAAACAATTGGTGCTTTTGCTCCAGCAATCACTGCCCCAACCCTGGCCTTTGCAAAATAAATTAAGGATTTATAAAGAACATTCCCTACTTCAATTGTCGGGACAAATAAGATATCAGCCTGACCGGCCACCTCACTTGTAATTCCTTTATGTTCTGCAGCCGATAGAGAGATTGCATTATCAAGCGCTAACGGTCCATCAATGATACAATCTTTTATTTGCCCTCTTTTATTCATCATCGTTAGTGAAGCTGCATCTAGCGTTGCTTGCATAGAAGGATTTATCCCTTCAATAGCAGCAATTGCTGCTACTTTAGGTAGTTTTATACCAATTGATTGAGCAACCTGAACAGAATTAACAATAATTTGCTCTTTCTGATGTAAATCAGGAGCAATATTCATTGCAGCATCAGTCACAATAATTGGGTTTTTATAACCCGGAATATCAAACAAAGCTACATGGGATAAAATCGTTCCCGTTCTTAATCCATACTCCTTATTTAAGACAGCCTTTAAAAGAGTAGAGCTTGAGATATTCCCTTTCATTAATACGGTTGCTTCATTTTGGTGAACCGCTCTAACAGCTAGTTCTGCTGCTTGCTCCTTTGTTCTAGCATGAAAAATGTGTACATGTTCTTTTTTTACATTCTTTTGATTCAGTAAATAGTCAATTTCATCTCGATTACCGAATAATTGAAATTGTGCAAGACCTCTACGAGTAGCTTGCACTACAGCTTCTATTACTTCTTCATCTTCTGCTGAAGCAACTGCGACAGTTTGCCCCTTCTTATTCACTGCTTCATTTAGAAGGCTTTCCAAATTCATTTGCTACTCATTTCCTTCCAAGTGTTTTTCATCAGCTTCTACTCTCTTTGTAGCAAGAAGTGTGCCAAAAATATTTATATTTTTCATATTGAACTTGTCCATTATTCATTTATCCGCATTTAACTTTTTTTACATATGTATAATTAGGGGGATAAATTTTTAAATACAAGAAATTTATCCTCCCTTATCATATAACGATTATGCATCATTTTGCAAACTATGAATCATGTTGCATGCTATTATTTGCAAGGTTGTATTTCTCCATCTTATAATACAAACTTCTAAGTGATATTCCTAAAGCCTTTGCTGTTTGGGTTCGATTATATTCATGTTGTTCTAAAGACTTCTTAATCACTTCCGCTTCCACTCTTTCTACAGCTTCCGCAAGTGTTTCACTATTATTATGAACAATTGAGATATTATCTTGTATCTTGGCCTCTTTGGCTGGTTGCTGAAGCAATGGTATATGTTGCCCATCAATCGCTGTCTCATGATGCTCCATAAAAATAATTGCCCTGCCTAGAACATTTTCAAGCTCCCTTACATTTCCCGGCCAATTATACTCCATCAGCTTCTTAATTGCCTGTGACTTGAGACTCTCAATATTCCTTCCATAGTCTTGGTTTAACTTACGAAGTAATCTCTCACAAAGGGCAGGAATATCTTCTTTACGATCTCTTAATGGTGGAATAGAAATAGGATAACGATTTAATCTATAGTACAGATCTTCACGAAAAAGACCCTCAGCCATCGCTTTTTCGATATTTACATTCGTCGCTGCAATACAACGAACATTAACAGAAGTAGGCTTTGTTCCTCCGACTCTTACAATTTCATTTTCCTGTAAAACACGAAGTAATTTCGCTTGCATATTAGCGGAAAGTTCACCTATTTCATCTAAGAAAATACTTCCATTATTTGCTTCCTCAAAAAAACCTCGTTTCCCACCACGTTTTGCACCAGAAAAAGCCCCTTCTTCATAGCCGAACAATTCACTTTCAAGAAGGTTTTCAGCAATAGCCGCACAATTTACCCGAATGAATTTATTGAATTTTCGATCACTAGCATTATGTATCGCGTGGGCAAAAAGCTCTTTACCTGTACCTGATTCTCCTCTTAACAGAACGGTGGCAGGGGTTTTCGCTCCAAGCTTCGCCTGCTCAATAGCCATTTTCATCTCATCACTAACTCCAATAATATCTTCAAAAGAATATTTAGCTTCAAGTGTCCTAATGATCTGTCTTGCCCTGTTTAATTCAGTTGTGAGTGTTTTAATTTCTGACACATCATGGATTACGCCAACACTACCTTTGAGCTTTCCGCTCACGATAACAGGTGCAACATTAACGATAACATCTTTTTTCGCAGGACCGACCTTCATTCTTACACCACGAACAGCGCGCCTTGTTTGCAACACCTTCATATGCATACTTTCTCCCTCAGATATGTCAGCTGTAGCAGGCTTACCTATCACTTGCTCTTCTGTTAACCCGGTTAGTTTTGTGTAAAGCCCGATTAATTAGGATTCCACGTCCTTCCTCATCAACAACTGAAATTGCCTCCTCAGAAGATTGAATGATTGCCTCAAGCATCATTTGTATATCTTTTAAATTTGTTACTTCTTCTGCTAAGTTCACCACTTCGGTGATATCTTTAAATAACGACAAGGCTCCTAATAAATTTCCTGATTCATCGATTAAAGGAATTCTTGTCGTAATAATTTTTAACCCATTTTCAAGAACCTGCTCTTGATTTGTCTCAACTTCTCGAGTTTTTAAGGTTCTTCCCAGCTTTGTCGATGGAATAACTTCCTTTATTTTTAAACCAATTGCCTTTTTTCGAGGAAATCCGGTGATTTTTTCTGCAGTTTTATTAAAAAGTATGATTCGTTCGTTGATATCAATAACGATCATTCCGTCATTTGTGGAATTAAAGATCGTTTGCTGCTTATAAGTTTCTTCCTTTAATCTGGCAATCAACACCTCTTTTTCTTCGACTAACTCAGAAATAAGTAGCGCAACAGATCCAGGTATAATGGTTGTATCAGGATGTTTCTCCTTTTGAAGCTCGTGCATTAGTTCATTTGATCCCGTTGCATCTATAATAATATTTACATTTTGATTGGTAATCTCTCTCCAATTAGTAGCTGTTTGAATTCCTTGAGCTTTTGCATATTTTAATCCAGGAGCATGCTCATTCTTATCAATAACCAACATTACGTCCATCATCTTTGTTTCAACCATTCTTTTTATTAGTGCCTTACCACCTTTACCAGCACCTATGATCACAACTTGTTGCATACAATCTATCCCCTTTATTTCACATTAAAGTCCATCCATAACCTATGTTGACATATTGCAATTTTTTGCATAGTTCTATTTTATCCTAAAAGAATACCACTTGACAAACCAGGCTTCGAAACAGACAATTATTTTGAGAATACGAAAGGACGAAGAATAATGTCGAGGATAATTGCATTAATCATTATGGTCATCCCAGGTATGTTAGCTGCCTATGGAATTAAGCTTATGAGAGATATGACATTTGGTATCCTACAACCTCCTATTCCTTTCTTGGCTCTACAATTTATCATCGGCTTAATTCTATTTTTAGGTGGACTAGCCTTTGTAGCAGGATTTATTTTTTATCGAGATCGTAAACGAAATAAAGTACAAAAACGGTTCAGTAAAAGTAAATAGGCATGATTTGAAAGGAATAAATAAAAAGAGTGAGCTGGTATAATAGCTCACTCTTCTTTGTTTATAT
This Metabacillus endolithicus DNA region includes the following protein-coding sequences:
- the lpdA gene encoding dihydrolipoyl dehydrogenase, coding for MATEYDLVILGGGTGGYVAAIRASQLGLKTAVVEKSKLGGTCLHKGCIPSKALLRSAEVYATTKKAEEYGVETSGVNLNFLRVQDRKQSIVNQLYTGVQQLMKKGKIDVYEGIARILGPSIFSPMPGTISVEMNNGEENEMLIPKNVIIATGSRPRSLQGLEIDGNVVLSSDEALELTELPKSILIVGGGVIGIEWASMLSDFGVEVTVLEYSDRILPTEDKEVAKEMNKLMTNKGITIVTSAKVLPETVSKDNKGISVKADHNGEMKEFTAEKMLVSVGRLPNVEGIGIENTDIQLEKGYINTNDFYQTKESHIYAIGDVIGGLQLAHVASHEGIIAVEHIAGKEPIPMDETLISKCIYSSPEIASVGYTEDEAKEKGFKVKVGKFPFKAIGKALVYGETDGFVKLVADSESDDLLGVHMIGPHVTDMISEAGLAKVLDATPWEISHTIHPHPTLSEAIGEAALAVYGKAIHL
- a CDS encoding thiamine pyrophosphate-dependent dehydrogenase E1 component subunit alpha gives rise to the protein MTENRHLSLNLTDEDVLNMYETMLLARKIDERMWLLNRSGKIPFVISCQGQEAAQVGAAYALDRNKDYVLPYYRDMGVVLAFGMTTKELMLSAFAKAEDPNSGGRQMPGHFGQKKNRIVTGSSPVTTQVPHAVGVALAGRMQKKDLVTFVTFGEGSSNQGDFHEGANFAAVHKLPVIFMCENNKYAISVPYEKQVACEKISDRAIGYGMPGETVDGNDPLEVYRAVKEAADRGRRGEGPTLIETISYRLTPHSSDDDDRSYREQDEVAEAKKNDPILKFAQYLKELTILTDEKEKQIIENIMNLVNEATEYAEAAPYADPEHALKYVYAE
- a CDS encoding dihydrolipoamide acetyltransferase family protein, whose translation is MAIEQIKMPQLGESVTEGTISKWLVAVGDTVNKYDPLAEVMTDKVNAEVPSSFTGVIRELIAEEGDTLAVGEVICTIEVSGIEHKGESKEATQNNKESVSEHNVSMNDQSNKKRYSPAVLRIAQEHDINLELINGTGAGGRITRKDLLKLIESGSIPSGQQDEKKSVEETHANNISQSRSKQTQPLPPSAPGDIEIPVSGVRKAIAANMVRSKHEAPHAWMMMEMDVTNLVQYRNAVKDEFKKNEGFNLTFFAFFVKAVAQALKEFPQINSMWAGDKIIQKKEINISIAVATEDSLYVPVIKNADEKTIKGIAREITDLAYKVRSGKLTSADMQGGTFTVNNTGSFGSVQSMGIINFPQAAIVQVESIVKRPVIIDGMIAVRDIVNLCMSLDHRVLDGLICGRFLSRVKEILETTSKETTSIY
- the buk gene encoding butyrate kinase encodes the protein MELKEYRILVINPGSTSTKIGVFDNERSIFEKTLRHDSEKLNTYPHIIDQYDFRKQTILETLDQEGINISKLSAVCGRGGLLRPIEGGTYTVNDQMIEDLRKGFAGQHASNLGGIIAFEIADALNIPAFIVDPVVVDEMEEIAKISGVPSIQRRSIFHALNQKAVARRVASDLNKRYEELNLIVTHMGGGITVGVHRNGRVIDVNNGLHGDGPFSPERAGTVPAGDLVSMCYSGEYFREEMMKKLVGQGGLVGYLGTNDAIKVEKMVESGDQKAALIYSAMAYQIAKEIGSASAVLKGKVDAIVLTGGLAYGKKFVKEISSYIDWIADVLVFPGENELQALAEGALRVLRNEEEAKHYPNEKMVSKVF
- a CDS encoding alpha-ketoacid dehydrogenase subunit beta, translating into MAIISYIDAITMAMREEMERDEKVFVLGEDVGLKGGVFKATAGLYEKFGEERVIDTPLAESAIAGVGIGAAMYGMRPIAEMQFADFIMPAVNQIISEAAKIRYRSNNDWTCPITIRAPFGGGVHGALYHSQSVEAVFANQPGLKIVIPSTPYDAKGLLKAAIRDEDPVLFFEHKRAYRLIKGEVPADDYVLPIGKADVKREGEDVTVITYGLCVHFALQAAERLANDGISVHVLDLRTIYPLDKEAIIEAASKTGKVLLVTEDNKEGSIIGEVSAIIAENCLFDLDAPIKRLAGPDVPAMPYAPTMEKFFMVNPDKVEAAIRELAEF
- a CDS encoding DUF2627 domain-containing protein, which translates into the protein MSRIIALIIMVIPGMLAAYGIKLMRDMTFGILQPPIPFLALQFIIGLILFLGGLAFVAGFIFYRDRKRNKVQKRFSKSK
- the yqiS gene encoding phosphate butyryltransferase translates to MNLESLLNEAVNKKGQTVAVASAEDEEVIEAVVQATRRGLAQFQLFGNRDEIDYLLNQKNVKKEHVHIFHARTKEQAAELAVRAVHQNEATVLMKGNISSSTLLKAVLNKEYGLRTGTILSHVALFDIPGYKNPIIVTDAAMNIAPDLHQKEQIIVNSVQVAQSIGIKLPKVAAIAAIEGINPSMQATLDAASLTMMNKRGQIKDCIIDGPLALDNAISLSAAEHKGITSEVAGQADILFVPTIEVGNVLYKSLIYFAKARVGAVIAGAKAPIVLTSRSDSSESKLYSLALALCSTGK
- the bcd gene encoding Leu/Phe/Val dehydrogenase, with the translated sequence MEIFKYMEQYDYEQLVFCQDKQSGLKAIIAIHDTTLGPALGGTRMWTYNSEEEAIEDALRLARGMTYKNAAAGLNLGGGKTVIIGDPRKDKNEEMFRAFGRYIQGLNGRYITAEDVGTTVADMDLIHEETDYVTGISPAFGSSGNPSPVTAYGVYRGMKAAAKEAFGSDSLEGKVVAVQGVGNVAYNLCKHLHEEGAKLIVTDINKDAVRRAVEDFNAKAVEPNEIYGVECDIYAPCALGATINDVTIPQLKAKVIAGAANNQLKDTQHGDIIHEMGIVYAPDYVINAGGVINVADELYGYNSERALKKVETIYNNISRVIEIAKRDGIPTYLAADRLAEERIERMRNSRSQFLQNGHHILSRR